Proteins encoded by one window of Lycium barbarum isolate Lr01 chromosome 11, ASM1917538v2, whole genome shotgun sequence:
- the LOC132618545 gene encoding probable serine/threonine-protein kinase WNK11, with protein sequence MVQSMNVDPDRECEPFVELDPTGRYGRYEELLGYGAVKKVYRAFDQEEGIEVAWNQVKLRHFMFDQPVIDRLYSEVRLLKTLKHKNIIALYSVWRDENRNTLNFITEVCTSGNLREYRNKHKHVSIKALKKWSKQILKGLDYLHTHEPCVIHRDLNCSNVFINGNIGQVKIGDLGFATIVGKSHQAHSVLGTPEFMAPELYDEDYTELIDIYSFGMCVLEMVTLELPYSECDNVVKIYKKVISGVRPKAMDKVKDPEVKEFIEKCLAQPRVRPSASELLQDPFFEDINDDDENDDEEYTRNNYWSA encoded by the exons ATG GTGCAGAGCATGAATGTGGATCCGGATCGGGAATGTGAACCGTTCGTTGAACTTGACCCGACGGGTCGATACGGGCGATACGAGGAGCTATTAGGTTATGGAGCTGTTAAAAAAGTATACAGAGCATTTGATCAAGAAGAAGGTATTGAAGTAGCTTGGAACCAAGTGAAATTACGTCATTTTATGTTCGATCAACCGGTTATAGACCGGTTGTATTCGGAGGTTCGTTTGTTGAAAACCCTAAAACATAAGAATATAATTGCATTGTATTCTGTTTGGAGGGATGAGAATCGCAACACTTTGAATTTTATTACTGAGGTTTGTACTTCAGGGAATTTGAGAGAGTATaggaataaacataaacatgtatCCATCAAGGCGTTGAAGAAGTGGTCTAAACAGATTCTTAAGGGATTGGATTATTTGCACACTCATGAACCTTGTGTTATTCATAGAGATCTCAATTGCAGTAATGTCTTCATTAATGGCAATATTGGTCAG GTCAAGATTGGTGATTTGGGTTTTGCAACAATAGTAGGGAAGAGTCATCAAGCGCATTCCGTTCTTGGGACCCCAGAGTTCATGGCACCGGAGTTGTATGACGAGGATTACACTGAGCTGATTGATATCTACTCGTTCGGAATGTGTGTTTTGGAGATGGTGACTCTGGAATTACCCTATAGTGAATGTGACAATGTGGTGAAGATTTACAAAAAGGTAATATCCGGAGTGAGGCCTAAGGCCATGGACAAGGTTAAAGATCCCGAGGTCAAGGAGTTCATTGAGAAGTGTCTTGCTCAACCTAGGGTTAGACCCTCTGCTTCTGAGCTCCTTCAAGATCCTTTCTTTGAAGATATTAATGATGATGACGAAAACGATGACGAAGAGTATACTAGAAACAACTATTGGTCTGCCTAG
- the LOC132617521 gene encoding protein MAIN-LIKE 2-like, with protein MLIGECAITLQDVEVLYEIPVDGHLLVHRNVKNITKSTWRELMYNLTGWLPGEEAIIGNSLLVITQLSNHLETLIAKNDIIDEHTDKAEVQKRVRLYLLWLIGGTIFPDNTGSKLSLHFLLDIIDLDAIGGKAWGAAALSYLYNCLCRASMDNSRDVCRFIGL; from the coding sequence ATGCTAATTGGCGAATGTGCCATCACACTGCAGGATGTCGAGGTGTTATATGAAATTCCCGTGGATGGCCACCTATTGGTGCATAGaaatgttaaaaatataactaaatCAACGTGGCGGGAATTGATGTACAACCTTACTGGTTGGTTGCCCGGAGAGGAAGCAATTATAGGTAATAGCTTGTTGGTAATAACACAATTGTCTAATCATTTGGAAACCTTGATTGCCaagaatgatattattgatgaacaCACTGATAAGGCTGAGGTACAAAAGAGGGTCAGGTTGTACCTGCTTTGGTTGATTGGTGGCACTATATTCCCTGATAATACTGGTTCAAAACTTAGTTTACACTTTTTGCTTGACATAATAGACCTTGATGCAATAGGTGGGAAAGCTTGGGGAGCAGCAgcattatcatacttgtacaattgTCTATGCCGTGCTTCGATGGATAATAGCCGTGATGTTTGTAGATTTATTGGTTTGTAA